One Brassica napus cultivar Da-Ae chromosome C2, Da-Ae, whole genome shotgun sequence DNA window includes the following coding sequences:
- the LOC106425316 gene encoding protein BTR1 isoform X2 — protein sequence MESTPEELTNNRSPEPSESDSVEKPTHVRFLVSNAAAGSVIGKGGSTITEFQAKSGARIQLSRNQEFFPGTTDRIIMISGSVKEVVTGLELILDKLHSELHAEDGSDVEPRRRLRLVVPNSSCGGIIGKGGATIKSFIEESKAGIKISPLDNTYYGLSDRLVTLSGTFEEQMRAIDLILAKLTEDDHYSQNVHSPYSYAATAGYNSVNYAPNGSGGKYQNHKEEASTTVTMGVSDEHIGLVLGRGGRNIMEITQMTGARIKISDRGDFMSGTTDRKVSITGSQRAIQQAETMIKQKVDSASERATE from the exons ATGGAGTCCACCCCTGAAGAGCTCACCAACAACAGATCCCCAGAGCCTTCGGAATCTG ACTCTGTGGAGAAGCCAACGCACGTTCGTTTCCTTGTGTCCAATGCCGCAGCTGGCTCCGTCATTGGGAAAGGAGGCTCCACCATCACTGAGTTTCAGGCCAAGTCCGGGGCCAGGATCCAGCTCTCGCGTAACCAAGAGTTTTTCCCTGGGACTACTGATAGGATTATCATGATATCCGGATCGGTTAAAGAAGTTGTTACTGGACTCGAACTTATCCTTGATAAATTACACAGTGAG CTTCATGCTGAAGATGGTAGTGATGTTGAGCCTAGGAGAAGACTGAGACTTGTGGTTCCTAATAGTTCTTGTGGAGGCATTATTGGTAAAGGAGGGGCCACCATCAA GTCATTCATTGAGGAATCTAAAGCTGGTATTAAGATATCTCCTCTGGATAATACCTACTATGGGTTGAGTGATAGGCTAGTCACATTGTCTGGAACCTTCGAGGAGCAGATGCGTGCTATTGATTTGATTTTGGCTAAGCTTACCGAGGATGATCATTACTCCCAGAATGTGCATTCTCCATATTCATATGCAG CAACAGCGGGATACAATTCAGTTAACTACGCACCCAACGGTTCTGGAGGCAAGTATCAAAACCACAAG GAAGAAGCTAGTACAACGGTGACAATGGGTGTGTCGGATGAGCATATAGGATTGGTCCTTGGCCGTGGAGGAAGAAACATCATGGAAATCACTCAGATGACAGGTGCCCGAATAAAAATATCTGACCGAGGCGATTTCATGTCTGGAACCACTGACAG gAAAGTGAGTATCACAGGGTCACAGAGAGCAATCCAACAAGCTGAGAcgatgataaaacaaaaagttGATTCAGCCTCAGAGAGAGCAACCGAATAG
- the LOC106425316 gene encoding protein BTR1 isoform X1, whose protein sequence is MESTPEELTNNRSPEPSESDSVEKPTHVRFLVSNAAAGSVIGKGGSTITEFQAKSGARIQLSRNQEFFPGTTDRIIMISGSVKEVVTGLELILDKLHSELHAEDGSDVEPRRRLRLVVPNSSCGGIIGKGGATIKSFIEESKAGIKISPLDNTYYGLSDRLVTLSGTFEEQMRAIDLILAKLTEDDHYSQNVHSPYSYAGLFNSGFHGLPYAYVLPSVATAGYNSVNYAPNGSGGKYQNHKEEASTTVTMGVSDEHIGLVLGRGGRNIMEITQMTGARIKISDRGDFMSGTTDRKVSITGSQRAIQQAETMIKQKVDSASERATE, encoded by the exons ATGGAGTCCACCCCTGAAGAGCTCACCAACAACAGATCCCCAGAGCCTTCGGAATCTG ACTCTGTGGAGAAGCCAACGCACGTTCGTTTCCTTGTGTCCAATGCCGCAGCTGGCTCCGTCATTGGGAAAGGAGGCTCCACCATCACTGAGTTTCAGGCCAAGTCCGGGGCCAGGATCCAGCTCTCGCGTAACCAAGAGTTTTTCCCTGGGACTACTGATAGGATTATCATGATATCCGGATCGGTTAAAGAAGTTGTTACTGGACTCGAACTTATCCTTGATAAATTACACAGTGAG CTTCATGCTGAAGATGGTAGTGATGTTGAGCCTAGGAGAAGACTGAGACTTGTGGTTCCTAATAGTTCTTGTGGAGGCATTATTGGTAAAGGAGGGGCCACCATCAA GTCATTCATTGAGGAATCTAAAGCTGGTATTAAGATATCTCCTCTGGATAATACCTACTATGGGTTGAGTGATAGGCTAGTCACATTGTCTGGAACCTTCGAGGAGCAGATGCGTGCTATTGATTTGATTTTGGCTAAGCTTACCGAGGATGATCATTACTCCCAGAATGTGCATTCTCCATATTCATATGCAG GTCTTTTCAACTCTGGTTTTCATGGTCTTCCATATGCGTATGTACTTCCTTCTGTAGCAACAGCGGGATACAATTCAGTTAACTACGCACCCAACGGTTCTGGAGGCAAGTATCAAAACCACAAG GAAGAAGCTAGTACAACGGTGACAATGGGTGTGTCGGATGAGCATATAGGATTGGTCCTTGGCCGTGGAGGAAGAAACATCATGGAAATCACTCAGATGACAGGTGCCCGAATAAAAATATCTGACCGAGGCGATTTCATGTCTGGAACCACTGACAG gAAAGTGAGTATCACAGGGTCACAGAGAGCAATCCAACAAGCTGAGAcgatgataaaacaaaaagttGATTCAGCCTCAGAGAGAGCAACCGAATAG
- the LOC106425316 gene encoding protein BTR1 isoform X3, whose translation MESTPEELTNNRSPEPSESDSVEKPTHVRFLVSNAAAGSVIGKGGSTITEFQAKSGARIQLSRNQEFFPGTTDRIIMISGSVKEVVTGLELILDKLHSELHAEDGSDVEPRRRLRLVVPNSSCGGIIGKGGATIKSFIEESKAGIKISPLDNTYYGLSDRLVTLSGTFEEQMRAIDLILAKLTEDDHYSQNVHSPYSYAAGYNSVNYAPNGSGGKYQNHKEEASTTVTMGVSDEHIGLVLGRGGRNIMEITQMTGARIKISDRGDFMSGTTDRKVSITGSQRAIQQAETMIKQKVDSASERATE comes from the exons ATGGAGTCCACCCCTGAAGAGCTCACCAACAACAGATCCCCAGAGCCTTCGGAATCTG ACTCTGTGGAGAAGCCAACGCACGTTCGTTTCCTTGTGTCCAATGCCGCAGCTGGCTCCGTCATTGGGAAAGGAGGCTCCACCATCACTGAGTTTCAGGCCAAGTCCGGGGCCAGGATCCAGCTCTCGCGTAACCAAGAGTTTTTCCCTGGGACTACTGATAGGATTATCATGATATCCGGATCGGTTAAAGAAGTTGTTACTGGACTCGAACTTATCCTTGATAAATTACACAGTGAG CTTCATGCTGAAGATGGTAGTGATGTTGAGCCTAGGAGAAGACTGAGACTTGTGGTTCCTAATAGTTCTTGTGGAGGCATTATTGGTAAAGGAGGGGCCACCATCAA GTCATTCATTGAGGAATCTAAAGCTGGTATTAAGATATCTCCTCTGGATAATACCTACTATGGGTTGAGTGATAGGCTAGTCACATTGTCTGGAACCTTCGAGGAGCAGATGCGTGCTATTGATTTGATTTTGGCTAAGCTTACCGAGGATGATCATTACTCCCAGAATGTGCATTCTCCATATTCATATGCAG CGGGATACAATTCAGTTAACTACGCACCCAACGGTTCTGGAGGCAAGTATCAAAACCACAAG GAAGAAGCTAGTACAACGGTGACAATGGGTGTGTCGGATGAGCATATAGGATTGGTCCTTGGCCGTGGAGGAAGAAACATCATGGAAATCACTCAGATGACAGGTGCCCGAATAAAAATATCTGACCGAGGCGATTTCATGTCTGGAACCACTGACAG gAAAGTGAGTATCACAGGGTCACAGAGAGCAATCCAACAAGCTGAGAcgatgataaaacaaaaagttGATTCAGCCTCAGAGAGAGCAACCGAATAG